Proteins encoded together in one Flavobacterium keumense window:
- a CDS encoding TonB-dependent receptor, with protein sequence MKTLCPKLFFLFYTSLLFAQKETLISGKIIDSKSQSPLISVVVTIQNTNQMQLSAADGKFQFKTNLQGDQLVLFHNQGYKDKLIAVQIQENKLIDLGIIVLEEEDEVNQQGAVISILDDDLDENNGGSESTSGLLQASKDAFQQAAAFNWGQSRFRVRGLDSQYAQLLINGLTMNKAYDGRPQWGDWGGLNDVLRNQEIAIGSSPSDYAFGGILGTQHLSTQASTYKKGTRIAFSGTNTNYQGRAMVTYASGMNEKGWAFVVSAGKRYANEGYFEGTNYDANSIFTSVEKKISPRNSINFTAFYTPNSRGKNSPNTDEVVSLTSEKYNSYWGFQNGKQRNSRIKYIEEPVFMLNDYFKINATTQLNLGAFYQFGKISNSNIDYQHANSPDPSYYRKMPSYFSSLYAKDEGEFSGAFTPDLANAERSKTLFLSQPQINWAAMYQANQNPIVDANGKITEFEPAQSKYILYEDRTDDKNLAFSALLNTELTEDIRLNAGASFNKLHSHNYQNVLDLLGGLYFEDVDVFYKGDQAESDLNNPNRQVKVGDTYGYNFNLMSAKLEGFTQFQFRYKKVDFYLAQEYSSSTYQREGLYKNGIYPTNSFGESPTLHFENFGFKGGLTWKLSGKQLLLFNGSHASKAPNLKAVFPNSRLNNSIVDGIESENNSSLDASYVYRSPKLKMRFTGYFSQIKNATETSFFYAEGIFDNGAGNNSTNAFVSQTLTHLDKKNWGTELSFEYQINPTLKTIVAAAFGEYIYASNPNVTITNDAKASVENTNPVFNFGTAALKNYHQAGTPQQAYSLGLEYRNPKYWWLSTNVNYLAKNYIDISPIARTSNFFINPASGFPFPEATEERGRELLKQEELTPLLLLNLVGGKSWRIFKKNLNLFCSINNLLDTSFKTGGYEQARNANFRQRNQDITSGTPNFGNKYFYGYGRTYFVSLSINF encoded by the coding sequence ATGAAAACCCTCTGCCCCAAGCTGTTTTTTCTATTCTATACAAGCCTGCTCTTTGCCCAAAAAGAGACCCTCATTTCTGGAAAAATTATCGATTCAAAATCACAAAGCCCTTTAATTTCGGTTGTGGTTACTATTCAAAACACCAATCAAATGCAATTGAGTGCTGCAGATGGTAAATTCCAATTCAAAACTAATTTGCAAGGCGATCAATTAGTACTATTTCATAATCAAGGCTACAAAGACAAACTAATTGCTGTTCAGATACAAGAAAACAAATTAATTGACTTGGGAATCATCGTTTTAGAAGAAGAGGATGAAGTTAATCAACAAGGAGCTGTCATCTCCATTTTGGATGATGATTTAGACGAAAACAATGGCGGTTCCGAAAGCACTTCGGGTTTGTTGCAGGCTTCTAAAGATGCTTTCCAACAAGCTGCAGCGTTCAATTGGGGACAATCTCGTTTTCGAGTGCGTGGGCTAGACAGCCAATATGCCCAACTCCTGATCAATGGATTAACAATGAACAAAGCGTATGATGGCAGACCGCAATGGGGCGATTGGGGCGGTCTCAACGACGTGTTGCGTAACCAAGAAATTGCCATTGGCAGCAGCCCTTCCGACTATGCTTTTGGAGGTATTTTAGGCACACAACACCTCAGCACACAAGCTTCCACCTATAAAAAAGGAACTCGGATAGCGTTCTCTGGAACCAATACCAATTACCAAGGACGAGCGATGGTTACCTATGCCTCAGGAATGAATGAGAAAGGCTGGGCATTTGTCGTTTCTGCAGGAAAACGCTATGCTAACGAAGGTTATTTTGAAGGTACAAACTATGATGCCAATTCCATTTTTACGAGTGTTGAAAAGAAAATTAGTCCCCGAAACTCGATCAACTTTACGGCTTTTTATACACCCAATTCACGCGGGAAAAACTCGCCTAATACCGATGAAGTTGTCTCCTTAACTTCAGAGAAATACAATTCGTATTGGGGTTTTCAAAACGGAAAACAACGCAATTCTCGCATCAAATATATCGAAGAACCCGTCTTCATGCTAAACGATTATTTCAAAATTAATGCTACCACCCAGCTGAATTTGGGCGCATTTTACCAATTTGGAAAAATTAGCAACAGCAACATTGATTACCAACACGCTAATAGCCCCGATCCCTCTTATTATCGAAAAATGCCCAGTTACTTTAGTTCGCTATACGCCAAAGATGAGGGGGAGTTTTCGGGTGCATTTACTCCTGATTTGGCGAATGCCGAACGTAGCAAAACGTTGTTTTTATCCCAACCACAAATCAATTGGGCAGCGATGTATCAAGCCAATCAAAACCCAATTGTGGATGCCAATGGGAAAATTACGGAATTTGAACCCGCCCAGAGCAAATACATTCTTTATGAAGATAGAACCGACGACAAAAACTTAGCCTTCTCTGCTCTTTTAAATACAGAACTGACGGAGGATATCCGACTCAATGCTGGCGCTTCCTTCAATAAATTACATTCTCATAATTATCAAAATGTATTGGATTTACTGGGCGGATTGTATTTTGAAGATGTTGATGTATTTTACAAAGGCGATCAAGCAGAATCAGATTTAAACAACCCAAACCGACAAGTGAAAGTGGGCGACACTTATGGATACAATTTTAATTTAATGTCTGCCAAATTAGAAGGGTTTACCCAATTCCAATTTCGGTATAAAAAAGTCGATTTTTATTTGGCACAAGAATATTCAAGCTCTACCTATCAACGCGAAGGGTTATATAAAAACGGGATTTACCCCACCAATTCTTTTGGCGAAAGCCCAACTCTTCATTTTGAAAATTTTGGTTTCAAAGGGGGGCTGACTTGGAAATTATCCGGTAAACAATTGCTACTTTTCAATGGCTCACACGCTTCCAAAGCACCTAATTTGAAAGCCGTTTTTCCTAATTCCCGACTCAATAATTCCATTGTGGATGGAATTGAAAGTGAAAACAATAGCAGTTTAGATGCGAGTTATGTTTATCGTTCGCCTAAATTAAAAATGCGTTTTACAGGGTATTTTAGCCAAATAAAAAACGCAACAGAAACTTCCTTTTTTTATGCCGAAGGAATTTTTGACAACGGAGCGGGCAACAACAGTACCAATGCTTTTGTGAGCCAAACCTTAACCCATTTAGACAAAAAGAATTGGGGAACTGAACTGAGTTTTGAATACCAAATAAATCCCACTTTGAAAACTATTGTAGCGGCAGCTTTTGGCGAATATATCTATGCCAGCAATCCCAATGTAACCATTACTAATGACGCCAAAGCTTCGGTTGAAAATACGAATCCCGTTTTTAATTTTGGCACTGCTGCGCTCAAAAACTACCATCAAGCAGGAACACCACAACAGGCGTATTCGTTGGGATTAGAATACCGAAATCCAAAATATTGGTGGCTAAGTACCAATGTGAATTATTTGGCAAAAAATTACATCGACATTTCTCCCATTGCGCGAACTTCAAATTTTTTTATCAATCCCGCTAGTGGATTTCCTTTTCCAGAAGCTACCGAAGAACGCGGCAGAGAACTCCTCAAACAAGAAGAATTGACTCCCCTACTATTGTTGAACTTAGTCGGAGGAAAGTCGTGGCGCATTTTCAAAAAGAACCTGAATTTGTTTTGTAGCATCAACAATTTATTGGACACTTCGTTTAAAACGGGTGGTTACGAACAAGCTCGGAATGCCAACTTTAGGCAACGCAATCAAGACATAACCAGCGGAACACCCAACTTTGGTAACAAATATTTTTATGGCTACGGAAGAACCTATTTTGTAAGCCTTTCTATTAACTTCTAA